In Leptospira selangorensis, the following are encoded in one genomic region:
- a CDS encoding ABC transporter permease, translating into MNFFFHRSPLILLLTSRYIRGSRVTGLLSIKSRISFIVMAVGVALLIVVLSIFNGFQRQLKESLWQGGEHITIESSSNGGEIRDYQKIIKYIQNDPDLKDRIISVEGGIQSHGLIQRYNVFYPVLIKAVAVPSVDELIEHKLHNFPRIVHYDREELGHLNRESYIILGKEMEDLYNFSLGKQLTLAVPGGRFSLGKGVEVSVQNFRVSGFFKTGNYKFDSSFVYMSLPVAQKFFKMKDSVNQITIKAKSLDDLAISKRKLYRLFNSLEFEQEIDAASSLSVRTIAEEQENLLAALQLEKTIISIIVFLFIILAALGMVASVYSLVRAKRKSIGVLKALGLPASDILLIFTLNAMLVGILASLTGGVGGVFLANSLDTIIGYIEEIINLLGPSFTGSDWTPVELVPKRIYYFDKLPVDINIPFIFMVTTAATILSGIAGYFPARWAASLNPVDTIRND; encoded by the coding sequence ATGAATTTCTTCTTTCATAGATCCCCCCTAATCCTACTTCTCACCTCCCGCTATATTCGAGGATCCAGAGTCACCGGATTGCTTTCGATCAAGTCCAGGATTTCGTTTATCGTTATGGCTGTCGGAGTTGCCCTTCTAATCGTAGTACTTTCTATCTTTAACGGATTCCAAAGGCAACTTAAGGAATCCTTGTGGCAGGGTGGGGAACATATTACAATTGAAAGCAGTTCCAATGGCGGAGAGATCCGAGATTACCAAAAGATCATCAAATATATACAAAACGATCCTGATCTAAAAGACAGGATTATCTCTGTCGAAGGTGGTATCCAAAGCCACGGACTTATACAAAGATATAACGTATTTTATCCGGTTCTCATCAAGGCAGTCGCTGTTCCAAGCGTGGATGAATTGATAGAACATAAACTTCATAATTTTCCTAGAATAGTTCATTATGATCGAGAAGAGTTGGGTCATCTGAACCGTGAAAGTTATATCATTCTTGGAAAAGAGATGGAAGACCTTTATAATTTCAGTCTGGGTAAACAGCTTACTTTAGCGGTTCCTGGAGGAAGGTTCTCTCTCGGAAAAGGTGTCGAGGTAAGCGTTCAAAATTTCAGGGTATCGGGATTTTTTAAAACGGGGAATTATAAGTTCGATTCCAGTTTTGTTTATATGTCCTTACCCGTTGCTCAGAAATTTTTCAAAATGAAAGATTCCGTAAATCAGATCACGATCAAAGCAAAATCTTTGGATGATCTTGCGATCAGCAAACGTAAGCTGTATAGATTATTCAATAGTTTAGAGTTTGAACAAGAAATAGACGCGGCTTCTTCTTTATCCGTTAGAACGATTGCAGAAGAGCAAGAAAATCTTTTAGCAGCACTGCAATTAGAAAAGACGATCATATCTATTATTGTTTTCTTATTTATTATTTTGGCAGCACTTGGAATGGTCGCTTCCGTATATTCTCTAGTAAGAGCAAAACGTAAGTCTATCGGAGTATTAAAAGCTCTTGGACTTCCTGCTTCCGATATTCTTCTCATCTTTACATTAAACGCGATGCTTGTAGGGATCTTAGCTTCTTTGACTGGTGGAGTCGGAGGGGTATTCTTAGCAAACTCACTCGACACTATTATAGGCTACATCGAAGAGATCATCAATCTTTTGGGACCTTCTTTCACCGGTTCAGATTGGACGCCTGTGGAGTTAGTTCCGAAACGAATTTATTATTTTGATAAACTGCCAGTGGATATCAATATACCTTTTATTTTTATGGTAACTACCGCAGCTACGATACTTTCCGGGATTGCAGGATATTTCCCAGCAAGATGGGCAGCAAGTTTGAATCCTGTCGATACCATAAGGAACGACTAA
- the gatB gene encoding Asp-tRNA(Asn)/Glu-tRNA(Gln) amidotransferase subunit GatB → MEYEVIIGLEVHAQLNTDSKVFSDSPSKFGAAPNSQVSSVCLGLPGSLPVLNEEALTKAIMAGLAFGSNITLHTKFDRKNYFYPDLPKGYQISQFDRPICEGGKIYFTVKGEEKPRFVNLTRIHIEEDAGKLIHSADPKIPQSYVDLNRAGTPLIEIVSEPDMRSSDEAYYYLLALKSVLRYIRVSDCNMEEGSLRCDANVSIRPKGSDKFGTRVEIKNLNSFKAVKAAIDYEVEWQRDMYTQGKTFPQQTKLWDSASNVTLTMRTKEMSHDYRYFPDPDLPPVILTKETVEDIRKSLPELPDARRDRFVEKLGLPKYDAEVLTAEREIADYYESALKVSGDAKKTSNWVKDEVLGIVNKESITISEFKVSPERIGGLVKLIADGKISGKIGKTVFEEMLGTDKDPETIVTEKNLIVVRDDKEIERIVDEAIAANEDAVQKYKSGKDRALGAIVGYVMKVSKGKADPNLVNQMLLDKLGPLPPKG, encoded by the coding sequence ATGGAATACGAAGTAATCATCGGTTTGGAAGTGCATGCTCAATTAAACACGGATTCCAAAGTTTTCTCCGATAGCCCTTCCAAGTTCGGAGCCGCTCCTAATTCCCAAGTTTCCTCCGTTTGTTTGGGACTTCCCGGTTCATTACCCGTCTTAAACGAAGAAGCTTTGACCAAGGCGATTATGGCCGGTCTTGCATTCGGTTCCAATATCACTCTTCATACTAAGTTCGATAGAAAGAATTATTTTTACCCTGATCTTCCAAAAGGTTACCAAATTTCACAGTTCGATAGACCAATCTGCGAAGGTGGAAAAATCTATTTTACGGTTAAGGGAGAAGAGAAACCTAGATTCGTAAACCTCACACGCATTCATATAGAAGAAGATGCCGGAAAATTAATACACTCCGCAGATCCTAAAATTCCTCAGTCTTATGTAGACTTGAACCGCGCAGGAACTCCTTTGATAGAGATCGTTTCCGAGCCTGACATGCGTTCTTCCGACGAGGCATATTATTATCTTTTAGCTCTCAAATCAGTTCTTAGATATATTAGGGTTTCCGATTGTAATATGGAAGAAGGTTCACTTCGTTGTGACGCGAACGTTTCCATTCGTCCTAAAGGTTCTGACAAATTCGGAACAAGAGTAGAGATTAAAAACCTAAACTCATTCAAAGCAGTAAAAGCTGCCATCGATTACGAAGTAGAATGGCAAAGAGATATGTACACTCAGGGAAAAACTTTCCCTCAACAGACTAAACTTTGGGACTCGGCATCTAACGTAACTCTCACAATGAGAACCAAAGAGATGAGCCATGACTATAGATATTTCCCTGATCCGGATCTTCCTCCCGTAATTCTTACAAAAGAAACTGTCGAAGATATCCGCAAATCTCTTCCGGAACTTCCCGATGCAAGAAGGGACAGATTCGTGGAAAAACTGGGACTTCCTAAATACGATGCGGAAGTTCTAACCGCAGAAAGAGAGATCGCAGACTATTACGAAAGCGCTCTTAAAGTTTCCGGGGACGCGAAAAAAACCTCCAACTGGGTAAAAGACGAAGTATTAGGAATTGTTAATAAAGAAAGTATTACCATCTCCGAATTCAAAGTAAGCCCGGAAAGAATAGGCGGCTTAGTAAAACTGATCGCTGACGGAAAAATTTCAGGTAAAATCGGTAAAACCGTCTTCGAAGAAATGCTCGGAACAGACAAAGATCCGGAAACAATCGTAACCGAAAAAAATCTGATCGTTGTTCGAGACGATAAAGAGATCGAAAGGATCGTAGACGAAGCGATCGCTGCAAACGAAGACGCTGTCCAAAAATACAAATCCGGTAAGGACAGAGCCCTAGGTGCGATAGTCGGTTACGTGATGAAGGTTTCCAAAGGAAAAGCGGATCCGAATTTAGTGAACCAGATGTTACTGGATAAATTAGGCCCCTTACCTCCTAAGGGTTAA
- a CDS encoding toxin-antitoxin system YwqK family antitoxin, producing the protein MKFSKFIIFFVCSFLFFCESAERPQGLPAGAKYDKNMNAYILNEPGLARIYYDNGKLYFECPLDENKAYHGLCKSYLRSEDGLASQGKYEHGSKIGDWVWYFADGKPYIKQKFGSQVKDEFAQFNGDEGNEEGPYERYYPEGSLEVKGNYKNGQKSDFWQKYFKDGELEYSGYYSKGKKIRTWFYYFPNRQTESVEVFDENGNFLSRTIFSPNGKVLCEVQKNESRCG; encoded by the coding sequence ATGAAATTTTCAAAATTTATAATATTCTTCGTTTGTTCCTTTTTGTTCTTTTGTGAATCTGCAGAAAGACCCCAAGGTTTGCCTGCAGGTGCAAAATATGATAAAAATATGAACGCATATATTCTGAACGAGCCGGGTCTCGCCAGAATATATTATGATAATGGAAAGTTGTATTTCGAATGTCCTTTAGATGAGAATAAAGCTTATCATGGACTATGCAAATCCTATCTCAGATCTGAAGATGGCCTCGCTTCTCAGGGAAAGTATGAACACGGTTCCAAGATCGGAGACTGGGTCTGGTATTTTGCGGACGGCAAACCTTATATCAAACAAAAATTCGGAAGTCAGGTCAAAGATGAATTCGCTCAATTTAACGGGGACGAAGGAAACGAAGAAGGTCCGTACGAGAGATATTATCCTGAAGGTTCTCTGGAAGTAAAAGGTAATTATAAAAACGGACAAAAGTCCGATTTCTGGCAAAAATACTTCAAAGACGGAGAATTGGAATATTCAGGTTATTATTCCAAGGGTAAAAAAATACGCACTTGGTTCTATTATTTCCCGAACAGACAAACTGAATCTGTCGAAGTTTTTGATGAGAATGGTAACTTCTTATCTAGAACTATCTTTTCCCCTAACGGAAAAGTCCTTTGCGAAGTTCAGAAAAACGAATCTCGCTGCGGATAA
- a CDS encoding ATP--guanido phosphotransferase, protein MDGCIYCGLSLLDWKNRGKIGCAHCIQFLGEEYTKFIPIQAPSDWEPPSNFPAIDTWEKFKKTNWEEGLSYLDSHRLPFTYRFRIARNPKNSTYAKRTEKTDQFLNSFLEENDSQAEDLNSGKKNPILELKQRIPWNSGTLVMGDEDHIRWEYVTDSLLELNSVLKSDFLTKFEAEDKFDFQKGIGFINSCPTNSGFGDKLSVSIPARLADSGELRDFRLPTDWGFYREELKGRLVFFRKNFGPNRKNSFFNLVSYLALLVISGKEGTKASFAP, encoded by the coding sequence ATGGATGGCTGTATTTATTGCGGCTTATCCCTTCTCGACTGGAAAAATCGGGGAAAGATAGGATGCGCTCATTGCATCCAATTTTTGGGCGAAGAATATACCAAATTTATTCCGATCCAAGCGCCTTCCGACTGGGAACCTCCTTCGAATTTTCCTGCGATTGATACTTGGGAAAAATTCAAAAAAACAAATTGGGAAGAAGGTTTGTCCTATTTAGATTCTCACCGTTTGCCGTTCACCTATAGGTTCCGCATTGCTAGAAATCCGAAAAATTCCACCTATGCCAAACGGACAGAGAAGACGGACCAGTTCCTAAATTCGTTTTTAGAAGAGAATGATTCCCAGGCCGAAGATCTAAATTCTGGAAAAAAAAATCCGATCCTAGAATTAAAGCAAAGAATTCCCTGGAATTCAGGGACATTGGTAATGGGAGACGAGGATCATATTCGTTGGGAATATGTGACTGATTCCCTACTTGAGTTAAACTCTGTCCTAAAATCCGATTTTTTGACAAAATTCGAGGCGGAAGATAAGTTTGATTTTCAAAAAGGGATCGGATTCATCAATTCCTGTCCTACCAATTCCGGTTTTGGAGACAAACTTTCTGTTTCTATTCCGGCGAGACTTGCGGACTCGGGAGAGTTAAGGGATTTCAGGCTGCCTACAGACTGGGGCTTCTATCGGGAAGAATTGAAGGGCAGATTGGTCTTTTTCCGAAAAAATTTCGGCCCAAATAGAAAAAATTCCTTTTTCAATTTGGTTTCGTATTTAGCCTTACTGGTAATAAGCGGAAAAGAAGGGACAAAAGCCTCATTTGCCCCGTAA
- a CDS encoding ParA family protein, with protein sequence MKQTLCIANQKGGVGKTTTSVHLAVGLARKGERVLLIDLDAQSNASSVFTEPSTKNGKDSFLLFSEKVPIRELITPTRISGLSLLPASSKLSQIDVLLSGKMDGFFVLKEALDTVANDFDWVVIDCPPSLSLITMNAFVAATGLIVPLQISKFSLDGIEAILEAKNHTVKRFNPDLKILGALLTLFQQRTTMSQTVVPMIEEHLRLFESKIPPSVAVEEAHLLNQSLYEYQPKNKTTKAYQQFTDEVYSFGG encoded by the coding sequence ATGAAACAAACTCTTTGTATAGCCAATCAAAAAGGGGGAGTGGGCAAAACCACTACTTCCGTCCATCTTGCTGTCGGCCTTGCCAGAAAGGGAGAAAGGGTTTTGCTCATAGACCTGGATGCCCAAAGTAATGCGAGTTCAGTATTTACGGAACCTTCTACCAAAAATGGTAAGGACTCTTTTTTACTTTTTAGCGAGAAGGTCCCAATTCGTGAACTAATCACTCCGACCAGGATTTCCGGTTTGAGTTTGCTTCCTGCTTCTTCTAAACTTTCTCAAATTGATGTTTTACTTTCCGGGAAGATGGACGGATTTTTTGTTCTGAAAGAGGCCCTGGATACTGTCGCAAATGATTTTGATTGGGTTGTGATCGATTGTCCTCCTAGTCTTTCTTTGATCACCATGAATGCGTTTGTCGCTGCAACTGGACTTATTGTTCCATTGCAAATCTCTAAGTTTTCTTTGGATGGAATAGAAGCGATTTTAGAAGCCAAAAATCATACAGTAAAAAGGTTTAATCCTGATCTGAAAATTTTGGGGGCATTATTGACCTTATTCCAACAAAGGACCACGATGTCTCAAACGGTGGTTCCGATGATCGAAGAACATCTTCGTCTATTCGAATCTAAAATTCCTCCTTCCGTTGCGGTAGAAGAGGCACATCTTTTGAATCAATCCTTGTACGAGTACCAACCTAAAAATAAAACGACCAAGGCTTATCAGCAATTCACAGACGAGGTCTATTCTTTTGGCGGGTAA
- a CDS encoding GNAT family N-acetyltransferase — protein MQKENSTNVRIATRSDLEELSELFDLYRKFYELPSDLTGTKKFLEDRLLHKDSVLIVAEDGGRLLGFAQLYPTFSSLSMKRDYILNDLYIRETERRKGTAKKILSGAANHVIEHGGKGMGLETHPDNRHARHLYERFGFKLNEEYLHYYWVAPKEK, from the coding sequence ATGCAAAAAGAAAATTCAACCAACGTAAGAATTGCCACCCGTTCCGATCTAGAAGAACTTTCGGAGTTATTCGACCTTTACAGAAAGTTTTATGAATTACCTTCCGATCTTACAGGAACTAAAAAGTTTTTAGAAGATAGGCTCTTGCATAAAGATTCGGTTTTGATCGTCGCAGAAGACGGAGGAAGATTGCTCGGTTTCGCACAACTTTACCCGACCTTCTCTTCCCTATCCATGAAAAGGGATTATATACTCAACGATCTGTATATTAGAGAAACAGAACGTAGGAAAGGGACGGCTAAAAAAATCTTGAGTGGAGCCGCGAATCATGTGATTGAACATGGCGGAAAGGGAATGGGATTGGAAACTCATCCGGACAATCGCCACGCTAGACATTTATATGAACGTTTTGGATTTAAATTGAATGAGGAATATCTGCACTATTACTGGGTGGCACCGAAGGAGAAATAA
- a CDS encoding LIC_10230 family protein, giving the protein MKSRIKLTITYIIPFVLLLVSGFQLFLQPTFLNTNDTSTMEALLDGTAREPISGFYFQGGAISQMFLTENILKEIEDPSLPNDSQPEEIKNRLGRVLLGQRLQIFFYVFLAVLSLTSFLSLYFRAFFYAFLNRILYFFGFIHGLFSMPNIALAGASSGRAEDLFWVIPSLFLAFAWIIGMVYLMITIGKLFSKDDADRFHSLKNLREDESEFRSESNRNNSFATALLHFLGIVALGTLIGNIVYIPLFVLQKNYSEPFGILIAGAVIAVSAFYIRNYLKFGKSPELSTYQNLALGISYLQVRFIRIALMILLVLILVIVFILFLFNLLTINFGILESLFPSIDSRQNL; this is encoded by the coding sequence ATGAAATCTCGCATTAAATTGACCATCACTTACATTATCCCTTTCGTTCTTCTATTGGTCAGCGGATTTCAACTTTTCCTACAACCTACGTTTCTGAACACAAACGACACTTCTACTATGGAAGCTTTGTTAGATGGAACTGCAAGAGAACCGATCTCCGGGTTTTATTTTCAGGGTGGGGCGATTTCCCAAATGTTTCTTACTGAAAATATCTTAAAAGAGATAGAAGATCCAAGTCTTCCGAATGATTCCCAACCGGAAGAGATCAAAAATAGATTAGGAAGAGTTCTGCTCGGACAAAGATTGCAGATCTTCTTTTACGTATTTTTAGCAGTTCTTTCTCTAACTTCTTTTCTTTCTCTTTATTTCAGAGCATTCTTTTACGCGTTCTTAAATAGGATCCTGTACTTTTTCGGTTTTATTCACGGACTTTTCAGTATGCCGAATATCGCTTTGGCAGGCGCAAGTTCCGGAAGAGCGGAAGATCTTTTTTGGGTAATACCTTCTCTATTCTTAGCATTTGCTTGGATTATAGGTATGGTATATCTGATGATCACAATAGGAAAACTTTTCTCTAAAGATGATGCGGATCGTTTTCATTCTCTTAAAAATCTAAGAGAAGATGAATCAGAATTTAGATCCGAAAGTAACCGGAATAATTCTTTTGCTACTGCACTTCTCCATTTTTTAGGAATTGTAGCATTGGGAACATTGATCGGAAATATAGTTTATATTCCGCTATTTGTGCTCCAAAAAAATTATTCCGAACCTTTTGGGATCTTAATAGCAGGTGCGGTAATTGCTGTTTCTGCATTTTATATCAGAAATTATCTTAAATTCGGAAAAAGTCCCGAGCTAAGCACTTACCAAAATTTGGCTTTGGGGATCAGTTATCTGCAGGTCAGATTTATCAGGATTGCTTTGATGATCTTGCTAGTCCTGATTTTGGTGATTGTATTTATTCTTTTCTTATTTAATCTACTTACGATCAACTTCGGGATCTTAGAATCCCTGTTTCCATCCATCGATAGTAGACAAAATCTCTAA
- a CDS encoding ABC transporter ATP-binding protein, with product MSIIKIRNLVKKYHILEKEFSVLDGLDMDVEEGEIFSIEGKSGIGKSTLLNILGAMDSFDSGEIEICGINLNNLDEKGKESFRAEKIAFIFQHHLLLPDFSALENVSIPLLIKGYSTFKAEKEAISMLEKVGLKERIHSHPSQLSGGESARVGVARALVAGKKLILADEPTGNLDRENSRNLMNLIQELQKDLKFSLILVTHDMELAALAHKRNQIFQGKLKPAVVPQTV from the coding sequence GTGAGCATTATTAAGATCAGAAATCTGGTTAAAAAGTATCATATCCTAGAAAAGGAATTTTCCGTACTAGATGGATTGGATATGGATGTGGAAGAAGGTGAAATTTTTTCCATCGAAGGAAAATCCGGGATCGGAAAATCCACTCTTCTCAATATTTTAGGTGCGATGGATAGTTTCGATTCCGGCGAGATCGAAATTTGCGGAATCAATCTAAACAATTTGGATGAGAAAGGAAAAGAAAGTTTCCGCGCGGAAAAAATCGCATTTATCTTCCAGCACCATCTTCTTCTTCCGGATTTTTCCGCTCTGGAGAATGTGAGCATTCCACTTTTGATCAAAGGTTATTCTACTTTTAAAGCGGAGAAGGAAGCAATCTCCATGCTGGAGAAAGTTGGACTGAAAGAAAGGATACATTCTCATCCTTCTCAACTATCCGGAGGAGAAAGCGCAAGAGTAGGTGTGGCAAGAGCTTTGGTAGCCGGGAAAAAACTCATACTTGCGGATGAACCAACAGGGAACCTGGACAGAGAAAATTCCAGAAATCTAATGAACCTGATCCAAGAACTACAAAAAGATCTAAAATTCAGTCTAATACTAGTGACCCACGATATGGAACTGGCTGCGCTTGCTCATAAAAGAAACCAGATTTTCCAAGGAAAACTCAAACCCGCAGTGGTCCCACAAACGGTATAA